In one window of Camelus dromedarius isolate mCamDro1 chromosome 7, mCamDro1.pat, whole genome shotgun sequence DNA:
- the TRPV6 gene encoding transient receptor potential cation channel subfamily V member 6 encodes MGLSLPKKKGLALCPWRRLCKWMQRRESCTQSRDEQNLLQQKRIWEFPLLRAARENDVQTLNKLLKSEACDVHQKGALGDTALHIAALYDNLEAAMVLMEAAPELVKEPMTSELYEGQTALHIAIMNQNMNLVRALLAHGASVSARALGSAFRLSPRNLIYFGEHPLSFAACMGSEEIVRLLIEHGADIRAQDSLGNTVLHILVLQPNKTFACQMYNLLLSYDRRGDRLQSLELVPNHQGLTPFKLAGVEGNTVMFQHLMQKWKHIQWTCGPLTSTLYDLTEIDSQGEEPSLLELIVTSKKREARQILDQTPVKELVSLKWKRHGRPYFCMLGAIYLLYIVCFTMCCVYRPLKPRTSNQTSPRDNTLLQQKLLEEAYVTPQDHLRLVGELVSVFGAVIILLLEIPDILRVGVTRFFGQTIIGGPFHVLFITYACTVLMIMVMRLTSTSGEVVPMSFALVLGWCNVMYFARGFQMLGPFTIMIQKMIFGDLMRFCWLMAVVILGFASAFFVIFQAEDPNDLGHFYNYPMALFSTFELFLTIIDGPANYDVDLPFMYGITYAAFAIIAALLMLNLLIAMMGDTHWRVAHERDELWRAQVVATTVMLERKLPRCLWPRSGICGCKFGLGDRWFLRVEDRQEFNRQRIQRYAHAFYNPGSEDDLDKDLEKTEKTWLGHPFGPHLSLPTPSVSRSTSRSSTNWERLRQETLRGVVNKALEDGEGWEYQI; translated from the exons GATCTGGGAGTTCCCACTCCTCCGAGCTGCCAGAGAGAATGACGTCCAGACTCTCAACAAGCTGCTCAAGAGTGAGGCCTGTGATGTGCACCAGAAAG GAGCCCTGGGGGACACAGCCCTGCACATAGCCGCTCTTTATGACAACCTGGAGGCCGCCATGGTGCTGATGGAGGCCGCGCCGGAGCTGGTCAAGGAGCCCATGACATCTGAGCTGTATGAAG GTCAGACGGCACTGCACATAGCCATCATGAACCAGAACATGAACTTGGTGAGAGCCCTGCTTGCCCATGGGGCCAGCGTGTCTGCAAGAGCTCTAGGCTCAGCTTTCCGCCTCAGTCCCCGCAACCTCATCTACTTTG GGGAGCACCCTTTGTCCTTTGCTGCCTGCATGGGCAGCGAGGAGATCGTGAGGCTGCTCATCGAGCACGGAGCTGACATCCGGGCCCAGGACTCCCTGG GAAACACAGTGCTGCACATCCTTGTCCTCCAGCCCAACAAAACCTTTGCCTGCCAGATGTACAACCTGCTGCTGTCCTACGACAGGCGTGGGGACCGCCTGCAGTCCCTGGAGCTCGTGCCCAATCACCAGGGCCTCACCCCCTTCAAGCTGGCCGGAGTGGAGGGCAACACTGTG ATGTTCCAGCACCTGATGCAGAAGTGGAAGCACATCCAGTGGACGTGTGGGCCGCTGACCTCCACCCTCTACGACCTCACGGAGATCGACTCCCAGGGGGAGGAGCCATCCCTGCTGGAACTGATCGTCACCTCCAAGAAGCGGGAG gCTCGCCAGATCCTGGACCAGACGCCAGTGAAGGAGCTGGTGAGCCTCAAGTGGAAGCGACACGGGCGGCCGTACTTCTGTATGCTGGGCGCCATCTACCTGCTCTACATCGTCTGCTTCACCATGTGCTGTGTCTACCGCCCCCTCAAGCCCAGGACCAGCAACCAAACCAGCCCCCGAGACAACACCCTCCTCCAGCAGAAGCTGCTTGAG GAGGCCTACGTGACCCCCCAGGATCACCTCCGACTGGTGGGGGAGCTGGTGTCTGTCTTTGGAGCTGTGATCATCCTGCTCTTAGAG ATTCCAGACATCCTCCGGGTAGGAGTCACCCGCTTCTTTGGACAGACCATCATCGGAGGGCCATTCCATGTGCTCTT CATCACCTACGCCTGCACGGTGCTGATGATCATGGTGATGCGGCTCACCAGCACCAGCGGGGAGGTGGTGCCCATGTCCTTTGCGCTGGTGCTGGGCTGGTGCAACGTCATGTACTTTGCCCGAGGATTCCAGATGCTGGGCCCCTTCACCATCATGATCCAGAAG ATGATTTTTGGTGATCTGATGCGATTCTGCTGGCTCATGGCTGTGGTCATCCTGGGCTTTGCCTCAG CCTTCTTCGTCATCTTCCAGGCAGAGGACCCCAACGACCTGGGCCATTTCTACAACTACCCCATGGCGCTGTTCAGCACCTTTGAGCTGTTCCTCACCATCATCGATGGCCCTGCCAACTATGACGTGGACCTGCCCTTCATGTACGGCATCACTTACGCCGCCTTTGCCATCATTGCCGCTCTGCTCATGCTCAACCTCCTTATTGCCATGATGGGCGACACCCACTGGCGGGTGGCCCACGAACGCGATGAGCTCTGGAGGGCCCAG GTGGTGGCCACCACAGTGATGCTGGAACGGAAGCTACCTCGCTGCCTGTGGCCTCGCTCTGGGATCTGTGGGTGCAAGTTTGGGCTGGGAGATCGCTGGTTCTTGCG GGTGGAGGACAGACAGGAGTTCAACCGGCAGCGCATCCAGCGCTACGCGCATGCCTTCTACAACCCAGGCTCCGAGGATGACTTGGACAAAGacttggaaaagacagaaaaaacgTGGCTAGGCCACCCCTTTGGCCCCCacctgtcccttcctaccccctcaGTGTCTCGAAGTACCTCCCGCAGCAGCACCAACTGGGAGAGGCTTCGGCAGGAGACTCTGAGGGGGGTGGTCAACAAGGCTCTGGAAGACGGGGAGGGCTGGGAGTACCAGATCTGA
- the EPHB6 gene encoding ephrin type-B receptor 6 isoform X1, whose translation MAAEGAAQSGSRVAGMVGGLWALVLVSSVLALEEVLLDTTGETSEIGWLTYPPGGWDEVSVLDDQRRLTRTFEACHVAGAPAGPGQDNWLQTHFVERRGAQRAHIRLHFSVRACSSLGVAGGTCRETFTLYYRQAEEPDSADGISAWHLKRWTKVDTIAADESFPASSAWAVGPRGAGQRAGLQLNVKERSFGPLTQRGFYVAFQDTGACLALVAVKLFFYACPSVLRAFAAFPETQASGAGGASLVAAMGTCVAHAEPEEDGGGGQAGGSPPRLHCNGEGKWMVAVGGCRCQPGHQPARGDKACQACPQGSYKAWAGDAPCSPCPARSHAPDPAAAVCPCLEGFYRASSDPPEAPCTGPPSAPQELWFEVQGSALMLHWRLPQELGGRGDLLFNVVCKECGAGGAGACRRCPDEVHFDPRQRGLTESRVLVGGLRAHVPYVLEVQAVNGVSELSPDPPQAAAVNVSTSHAVPSAVPAVHQVSRASNSITVSWPQPDQTNGNILDYQLRYYDQAEDEAHSFTLTSETNTATVTQLSPGHIYGFQVRARTAAGHGPYGGKVYFQTLPQGELSTQLPERLSLVIGSILGALAFLLLAAITVLALIFQRKRRGTGYMEQLQQYSSPGLGGKYYIDPSTYEDPCQALREFAREVDPTYIRIEEVIGAGSFGEVRRGRLQPRGRREQAVAIQALWTGGAESLQMTFLGQAAVLGQFQHPNILRLEGVVTKSRPLMVLTELMELGPLDSFLRQREGQFSSLQLVAMQRGVASAMQYLSSFAFVHRALSAHSVLVNSHLVCKVARLGHRPQGPSCMLRWAAPEVIAHGKHTISSDVWSFGIVMWEVMSYGERPYWDMSDQEVLNAIEQEFRLPPPPGCPPGLHLLMLDTWQKDRTQRPHFDQLVAAFDKMIRKPDTLQAGGSPGDRPSQALLNPVALDFPSLDSPQAWLSAIGLECYQDNFSKCGLCTFNDVAQLSLEDLPALGITLAGHQKKLLYHIQLLKQHLRPPGSVEV comes from the exons ATGGCTGCTGAGGGGGCTGCCCAGTCAGGGAGCAGAGTGGCGGGCATGGTGGGCGGCCTGTGGGCCCTGGTGCTGGTGTCCTCAGTCCTGGCTCTGGAAG AGGTATTGCTGGACACCACTGGAGAGACATCTGAGATTGGCTGGCTCACTTACCCGCCAGGTGGG TGGGACGAGGTGAGTGTCCTGGACGACCAGCGACGCCTGACCCGGACCTTCGAGGCATGCCACGTGGCTGGGGCCCCTGCAGGCCCCGGGCAGGACAACTGGCTGCAGACCCACTTTGTGGAGCGGCGAGGGGCCCAGAGGGCACACATCCGACTCCACTTCTCCGTGCGGGCGTGCTCCAGCCTGGGCGTGGCCGGGGGCACCTGCCGGGAGACCTTCACGCTTTATTACCGCCAGGCCGAGGAGCCTGACAGCGCCGACGGCATTTCCGCCTGGCACCTCAAACGCTGGACCAAGGTGGACACGATCGCGGCGGATGAGAGCTTCCCCGCCTCCTCGGCGTGGGCCGTGGGCCCACGTGGGGCGGGGCAGCGGGCCGGGCTGCAGCTGAACGTCAAGGAGCGGAGCTTCGGGCCCCTGACCCAGCGCGGCTTCTACGTGGCCTTCCAGGACACCGGGGCCTGCCTGGCCCTCGTGGCGGTCAAGCTCTTCTTCTACGCCTGCCCCTCCGTGCTCCGCGCCTTCGCCGCCTTTCCCGAGACGCAGGCCAGTGGGGCCGGGGGCGCCTCCCTGGTGGCCGCCATGGGCACCTGTGTGGCTCATGCAGAAccagaggaggatggaggagggggccaGGCAGGGGGCAGTCCCCCCAGGCTGCACTGCAACGGGGAGGGCAAGTGGATGGTAGCCGTCGGGGGCTGCCGCTGCCAGCCTGGGCACCAGCCTGCGCGCGGAGACAAGGCCTGCCAAG CCTGCCCCCAGGGGTCCTACAAGGCCTGGGCTGGAGATGCCCCCTGCTCACCGTGCCCTGCCCGCAGCCACGCCCCCGACCCTGCAGCCGCGGTTTGCCCCTGCCTGGAGGGCTTCTACCGGGCCAGTTCTGACCCCCCAGAGGCCCCCTGCACTG gccctccgTCCGCCCCCCAGGAGCTGTGGTTCGAGGTGCAGGGCTCTGCGCTCATGCTGCACTGGCGCCTGCCGCAGGAGCTGGGGGGCCGAGGGGACCTGCTCTTCAACGTCGTGTGCAAGGAGTGCGGCGCGGGAGGCGCAGGCGCTTGTCGCCGCTGCCCGGATGAGGTGCATTTCGACCCCCGCCAGAGGGGCCTGACGGAGAGCCGCGTGCTAGTCGGGGGGCTCCGGGCACACGTGCCCTACGTCTTGGAGGTGCAGGCTGTCAACGGGGTGTCAGAGCTCAGCCCCGACCCACCCCAGGCTGCAGCCGTCAACGTCAGCACCAGCCACGCAG TTCCCTCCGCAGTTCCTGCGGTGCACCAGGTGAGCCGGGCCTCCAACAGCATCACCGTGTCCTGGCCGCAGCCTGACCAGACCAACGGCAACATCCTGGACTATCAGCTCCGCTATTATGAccag GCAGAAGATGAAGCCCACTCCTTCACCCTGACCAGCGAGACCAACACAGCCACCGTGACCCAGCTGAGCCCCGGCCACATCTATGGCTTCCAGGTGCGGGCTCGGACTGCCGCAGGCCACGGCCCCTACGGGGGCAAGGTCTATTTTCAGACACTGCCTCAAG GTGAGCTGTCCACGCAGCTTCCTGAGAGACTCTCCTTGGTGATCGGGTCTATCCTGGGGGCGCTGGCCTTTCTTCTGCTGGCAGCCATCACTGTGCTGGCCCTCATCTTCCAGAG GAAGCGGCGTGGAACTGGCTACATGGAGCAGCTGCAGCAGTACAGCAGCCCAG GGCTTGGGGGGAAGTACTACATCGACCCCTCCACGTACGAGGACCCCTGCCAGGCCCTCCGAGAATTTGCACGGGAGGTCGATCCCACGTACATCAGGATCGAGGAGGTCATTGGGGCAG GCTCCTTCGGGGAGGTGCGCCGGGGCCGCCTGCAGCCTCGGGGACGGCGGGAGCAGGCTGTGGCCATCCAGGCCCTGTGGACCGGAGGTGCCGAGAGTCTGCAGATGACCTTCCTAGGCCAGGCTGCAGTGCTGGGCCAGTTCCAGCACCCCAACATCCTGCGGCTGGAGGGCGTGGTCACCAAGAGCCGGCCCCTCATGGTGCTGACTGAACTCATGGAGCTGGGCCCCCTGGACAGCTTCCTTAGG CAGCGGGAGGGCCAGTTCAGCAGCCTGCAGCTGGTGGCCATGCAGCGGGGTGTGGCCTCGGCCATGCAGTATCTGTCCAGCTTCGCCTTCGTCCACCGCGCGCTCTCTGCCCACAGCGTGCTGGTGAACAGCCACCTGGTGTGCAAAGTGGCTCGTCTTGGCCACAGgcctcag GGCCCAAGTTGCATGCTGCGCTGGGCAGccccagaggtcattgcacacgGGAAACACACAATATCCAGTGACGTCTGGAGCTTTGGGATAGTAATGTGGGAAGTGATGAGTTATGGAGAACGGCCCTACTGGGACATGAGTGACCAGGAG GTACTAAATGCAATAGAGCAGGAGTTCCGATtgcccccacctcctggctgCCCGCCTGGACTACATCTGCTGATGCTGGACACTTGGCAGAAGGATCGTACCCAGCGACCTCACTTTGACCAGCTGGTGGCTGCATTTGACAAGATGATTCGCAAGCCAGACACTCTGCAGGCTGGCGGGAGCCCCGGGGACAG ACCCTCCCAGGCCCTTCTGAACCCCGTGGCCCTGGACTTCCCCTCTCTGGATTCCCCACAGGCCTGGCTCTCAGCCATCGGCCTGGAGTGCTACCAGGACAACTTCTCCAAATGTGGCCTCTGCACCTTCAATGATGTGGCTCAGCTCAGTCTGGA AGACCTGCCGGCCCTGGGCATCACCCTGGCCGGTCACCAGAAGAAGCTGCTCTACCACATCCAGCTCTTAAAGCAGCACCTGAGGCCACCGGGCTCCGTGGAGGTCTGA
- the EPHB6 gene encoding ephrin type-B receptor 6 isoform X3, translating into MAAEGAAQSGSRVAGMVGGLWALVLVSSVLALEEVLLDTTGETSEIGWLTYPPGGWDEVSVLDDQRRLTRTFEACHVAGAPAGPGQDNWLQTHFVERRGAQRAHIRLHFSVRACSSLGVAGGTCRETFTLYYRQAEEPDSADGISAWHLKRWTKVDTIAADESFPASSAWAVGPRGAGQRAGLQLNVKERSFGPLTQRGFYVAFQDTGACLALVAVKLFFYACPSVLRAFAAFPETQASGAGGASLVAAMGTCVAHAEPEEDGGGGQAGGSPPRLHCNGEGKWMVAVGGCRCQPGHQPARGDKACQACPQGSYKAWAGDAPCSPCPARSHAPDPAAAVCPCLEGFYRASSDPPEAPCTGPPSAPQELWFEVQGSALMLHWRLPQELGGRGDLLFNVVCKECGAGGAGACRRCPDEVHFDPRQRGLTESRVLVGGLRAHVPYVLEVQAVNGVSELSPDPPQAAAVNVSTSHAVPSAVPAVHQVSRASNSITVSWPQPDQTNGNILDYQLRYYDQAEDEAHSFTLTSETNTATVTQLSPGHIYGFQVRARTAAGHGPYGGKVYFQTLPQGELSTQLPERLSLVIGSILGALAFLLLAAITVLALIFQRKRRGTGYMEQLQQYSSPGLGGKYYIDPSTYEDPCQALREFAREVDPTYIRIEEVIGAGSFGEVRRGRLQPRGRREQAVAIQALWTGGAESLQMTFLGQAAVLGQFQHPNILRLEGVVTKSRPLMVLTELMELGPLDSFLRGPSCMLRWAAPEVIAHGKHTISSDVWSFGIVMWEVMSYGERPYWDMSDQEVLNAIEQEFRLPPPPGCPPGLHLLMLDTWQKDRTQRPHFDQLVAAFDKMIRKPDTLQAGGSPGDRPSQALLNPVALDFPSLDSPQAWLSAIGLECYQDNFSKCGLCTFNDVAQLSLEDLPALGITLAGHQKKLLYHIQLLKQHLRPPGSVEV; encoded by the exons ATGGCTGCTGAGGGGGCTGCCCAGTCAGGGAGCAGAGTGGCGGGCATGGTGGGCGGCCTGTGGGCCCTGGTGCTGGTGTCCTCAGTCCTGGCTCTGGAAG AGGTATTGCTGGACACCACTGGAGAGACATCTGAGATTGGCTGGCTCACTTACCCGCCAGGTGGG TGGGACGAGGTGAGTGTCCTGGACGACCAGCGACGCCTGACCCGGACCTTCGAGGCATGCCACGTGGCTGGGGCCCCTGCAGGCCCCGGGCAGGACAACTGGCTGCAGACCCACTTTGTGGAGCGGCGAGGGGCCCAGAGGGCACACATCCGACTCCACTTCTCCGTGCGGGCGTGCTCCAGCCTGGGCGTGGCCGGGGGCACCTGCCGGGAGACCTTCACGCTTTATTACCGCCAGGCCGAGGAGCCTGACAGCGCCGACGGCATTTCCGCCTGGCACCTCAAACGCTGGACCAAGGTGGACACGATCGCGGCGGATGAGAGCTTCCCCGCCTCCTCGGCGTGGGCCGTGGGCCCACGTGGGGCGGGGCAGCGGGCCGGGCTGCAGCTGAACGTCAAGGAGCGGAGCTTCGGGCCCCTGACCCAGCGCGGCTTCTACGTGGCCTTCCAGGACACCGGGGCCTGCCTGGCCCTCGTGGCGGTCAAGCTCTTCTTCTACGCCTGCCCCTCCGTGCTCCGCGCCTTCGCCGCCTTTCCCGAGACGCAGGCCAGTGGGGCCGGGGGCGCCTCCCTGGTGGCCGCCATGGGCACCTGTGTGGCTCATGCAGAAccagaggaggatggaggagggggccaGGCAGGGGGCAGTCCCCCCAGGCTGCACTGCAACGGGGAGGGCAAGTGGATGGTAGCCGTCGGGGGCTGCCGCTGCCAGCCTGGGCACCAGCCTGCGCGCGGAGACAAGGCCTGCCAAG CCTGCCCCCAGGGGTCCTACAAGGCCTGGGCTGGAGATGCCCCCTGCTCACCGTGCCCTGCCCGCAGCCACGCCCCCGACCCTGCAGCCGCGGTTTGCCCCTGCCTGGAGGGCTTCTACCGGGCCAGTTCTGACCCCCCAGAGGCCCCCTGCACTG gccctccgTCCGCCCCCCAGGAGCTGTGGTTCGAGGTGCAGGGCTCTGCGCTCATGCTGCACTGGCGCCTGCCGCAGGAGCTGGGGGGCCGAGGGGACCTGCTCTTCAACGTCGTGTGCAAGGAGTGCGGCGCGGGAGGCGCAGGCGCTTGTCGCCGCTGCCCGGATGAGGTGCATTTCGACCCCCGCCAGAGGGGCCTGACGGAGAGCCGCGTGCTAGTCGGGGGGCTCCGGGCACACGTGCCCTACGTCTTGGAGGTGCAGGCTGTCAACGGGGTGTCAGAGCTCAGCCCCGACCCACCCCAGGCTGCAGCCGTCAACGTCAGCACCAGCCACGCAG TTCCCTCCGCAGTTCCTGCGGTGCACCAGGTGAGCCGGGCCTCCAACAGCATCACCGTGTCCTGGCCGCAGCCTGACCAGACCAACGGCAACATCCTGGACTATCAGCTCCGCTATTATGAccag GCAGAAGATGAAGCCCACTCCTTCACCCTGACCAGCGAGACCAACACAGCCACCGTGACCCAGCTGAGCCCCGGCCACATCTATGGCTTCCAGGTGCGGGCTCGGACTGCCGCAGGCCACGGCCCCTACGGGGGCAAGGTCTATTTTCAGACACTGCCTCAAG GTGAGCTGTCCACGCAGCTTCCTGAGAGACTCTCCTTGGTGATCGGGTCTATCCTGGGGGCGCTGGCCTTTCTTCTGCTGGCAGCCATCACTGTGCTGGCCCTCATCTTCCAGAG GAAGCGGCGTGGAACTGGCTACATGGAGCAGCTGCAGCAGTACAGCAGCCCAG GGCTTGGGGGGAAGTACTACATCGACCCCTCCACGTACGAGGACCCCTGCCAGGCCCTCCGAGAATTTGCACGGGAGGTCGATCCCACGTACATCAGGATCGAGGAGGTCATTGGGGCAG GCTCCTTCGGGGAGGTGCGCCGGGGCCGCCTGCAGCCTCGGGGACGGCGGGAGCAGGCTGTGGCCATCCAGGCCCTGTGGACCGGAGGTGCCGAGAGTCTGCAGATGACCTTCCTAGGCCAGGCTGCAGTGCTGGGCCAGTTCCAGCACCCCAACATCCTGCGGCTGGAGGGCGTGGTCACCAAGAGCCGGCCCCTCATGGTGCTGACTGAACTCATGGAGCTGGGCCCCCTGGACAGCTTCCTTAGG GGCCCAAGTTGCATGCTGCGCTGGGCAGccccagaggtcattgcacacgGGAAACACACAATATCCAGTGACGTCTGGAGCTTTGGGATAGTAATGTGGGAAGTGATGAGTTATGGAGAACGGCCCTACTGGGACATGAGTGACCAGGAG GTACTAAATGCAATAGAGCAGGAGTTCCGATtgcccccacctcctggctgCCCGCCTGGACTACATCTGCTGATGCTGGACACTTGGCAGAAGGATCGTACCCAGCGACCTCACTTTGACCAGCTGGTGGCTGCATTTGACAAGATGATTCGCAAGCCAGACACTCTGCAGGCTGGCGGGAGCCCCGGGGACAG ACCCTCCCAGGCCCTTCTGAACCCCGTGGCCCTGGACTTCCCCTCTCTGGATTCCCCACAGGCCTGGCTCTCAGCCATCGGCCTGGAGTGCTACCAGGACAACTTCTCCAAATGTGGCCTCTGCACCTTCAATGATGTGGCTCAGCTCAGTCTGGA AGACCTGCCGGCCCTGGGCATCACCCTGGCCGGTCACCAGAAGAAGCTGCTCTACCACATCCAGCTCTTAAAGCAGCACCTGAGGCCACCGGGCTCCGTGGAGGTCTGA
- the EPHB6 gene encoding ephrin type-B receptor 6 isoform X2, with protein sequence MAAEGAAQSGSRVAGMVGGLWALVLVSSVLALEEVLLDTTGETSEIGWLTYPPGGWDEVSVLDDQRRLTRTFEACHVAGAPAGPGQDNWLQTHFVERRGAQRAHIRLHFSVRACSSLGVAGGTCRETFTLYYRQAEEPDSADGISAWHLKRWTKVDTIAADESFPASSAWAVGPRGAGQRAGLQLNVKERSFGPLTQRGFYVAFQDTGACLALVAVKLFFYACPSVLRAFAAFPETQASGAGGASLVAAMGTCVAHAEPEEDGGGGQAGGSPPRLHCNGEGKWMVAVGGCRCQPGHQPARGDKACQACPQGSYKAWAGDAPCSPCPARSHAPDPAAAVCPCLEGFYRASSDPPEAPCTGPPSAPQELWFEVQGSALMLHWRLPQELGGRGDLLFNVVCKECGAGGAGACRRCPDEVHFDPRQRGLTESRVLVGGLRAHVPYVLEVQAVNGVSELSPDPPQAAAVNVSTSHAVPSAVPAVHQVSRASNSITVSWPQPDQTNGNILDYQLRYYDQAEDEAHSFTLTSETNTATVTQLSPGHIYGFQVRARTAAGHGPYGGKVYFQTLPQGELSTQLPERLSLVIGSILGALAFLLLAAITVLALIFQRKRRGTGYMEQLQQYSSPGLGGKYYIDPSTYEDPCQALREFAREVDPTYIRIEEVIGAGSFGEVRRGRLQPRGRREQAVAIQALWTGGAESLQMTFLGQAAVLGQFQHPNILRLEGVVTKSRPLMVLTELMELGPLDSFLRREGQFSSLQLVAMQRGVASAMQYLSSFAFVHRALSAHSVLVNSHLVCKVARLGHRPQGPSCMLRWAAPEVIAHGKHTISSDVWSFGIVMWEVMSYGERPYWDMSDQEVLNAIEQEFRLPPPPGCPPGLHLLMLDTWQKDRTQRPHFDQLVAAFDKMIRKPDTLQAGGSPGDRPSQALLNPVALDFPSLDSPQAWLSAIGLECYQDNFSKCGLCTFNDVAQLSLEDLPALGITLAGHQKKLLYHIQLLKQHLRPPGSVEV encoded by the exons ATGGCTGCTGAGGGGGCTGCCCAGTCAGGGAGCAGAGTGGCGGGCATGGTGGGCGGCCTGTGGGCCCTGGTGCTGGTGTCCTCAGTCCTGGCTCTGGAAG AGGTATTGCTGGACACCACTGGAGAGACATCTGAGATTGGCTGGCTCACTTACCCGCCAGGTGGG TGGGACGAGGTGAGTGTCCTGGACGACCAGCGACGCCTGACCCGGACCTTCGAGGCATGCCACGTGGCTGGGGCCCCTGCAGGCCCCGGGCAGGACAACTGGCTGCAGACCCACTTTGTGGAGCGGCGAGGGGCCCAGAGGGCACACATCCGACTCCACTTCTCCGTGCGGGCGTGCTCCAGCCTGGGCGTGGCCGGGGGCACCTGCCGGGAGACCTTCACGCTTTATTACCGCCAGGCCGAGGAGCCTGACAGCGCCGACGGCATTTCCGCCTGGCACCTCAAACGCTGGACCAAGGTGGACACGATCGCGGCGGATGAGAGCTTCCCCGCCTCCTCGGCGTGGGCCGTGGGCCCACGTGGGGCGGGGCAGCGGGCCGGGCTGCAGCTGAACGTCAAGGAGCGGAGCTTCGGGCCCCTGACCCAGCGCGGCTTCTACGTGGCCTTCCAGGACACCGGGGCCTGCCTGGCCCTCGTGGCGGTCAAGCTCTTCTTCTACGCCTGCCCCTCCGTGCTCCGCGCCTTCGCCGCCTTTCCCGAGACGCAGGCCAGTGGGGCCGGGGGCGCCTCCCTGGTGGCCGCCATGGGCACCTGTGTGGCTCATGCAGAAccagaggaggatggaggagggggccaGGCAGGGGGCAGTCCCCCCAGGCTGCACTGCAACGGGGAGGGCAAGTGGATGGTAGCCGTCGGGGGCTGCCGCTGCCAGCCTGGGCACCAGCCTGCGCGCGGAGACAAGGCCTGCCAAG CCTGCCCCCAGGGGTCCTACAAGGCCTGGGCTGGAGATGCCCCCTGCTCACCGTGCCCTGCCCGCAGCCACGCCCCCGACCCTGCAGCCGCGGTTTGCCCCTGCCTGGAGGGCTTCTACCGGGCCAGTTCTGACCCCCCAGAGGCCCCCTGCACTG gccctccgTCCGCCCCCCAGGAGCTGTGGTTCGAGGTGCAGGGCTCTGCGCTCATGCTGCACTGGCGCCTGCCGCAGGAGCTGGGGGGCCGAGGGGACCTGCTCTTCAACGTCGTGTGCAAGGAGTGCGGCGCGGGAGGCGCAGGCGCTTGTCGCCGCTGCCCGGATGAGGTGCATTTCGACCCCCGCCAGAGGGGCCTGACGGAGAGCCGCGTGCTAGTCGGGGGGCTCCGGGCACACGTGCCCTACGTCTTGGAGGTGCAGGCTGTCAACGGGGTGTCAGAGCTCAGCCCCGACCCACCCCAGGCTGCAGCCGTCAACGTCAGCACCAGCCACGCAG TTCCCTCCGCAGTTCCTGCGGTGCACCAGGTGAGCCGGGCCTCCAACAGCATCACCGTGTCCTGGCCGCAGCCTGACCAGACCAACGGCAACATCCTGGACTATCAGCTCCGCTATTATGAccag GCAGAAGATGAAGCCCACTCCTTCACCCTGACCAGCGAGACCAACACAGCCACCGTGACCCAGCTGAGCCCCGGCCACATCTATGGCTTCCAGGTGCGGGCTCGGACTGCCGCAGGCCACGGCCCCTACGGGGGCAAGGTCTATTTTCAGACACTGCCTCAAG GTGAGCTGTCCACGCAGCTTCCTGAGAGACTCTCCTTGGTGATCGGGTCTATCCTGGGGGCGCTGGCCTTTCTTCTGCTGGCAGCCATCACTGTGCTGGCCCTCATCTTCCAGAG GAAGCGGCGTGGAACTGGCTACATGGAGCAGCTGCAGCAGTACAGCAGCCCAG GGCTTGGGGGGAAGTACTACATCGACCCCTCCACGTACGAGGACCCCTGCCAGGCCCTCCGAGAATTTGCACGGGAGGTCGATCCCACGTACATCAGGATCGAGGAGGTCATTGGGGCAG GCTCCTTCGGGGAGGTGCGCCGGGGCCGCCTGCAGCCTCGGGGACGGCGGGAGCAGGCTGTGGCCATCCAGGCCCTGTGGACCGGAGGTGCCGAGAGTCTGCAGATGACCTTCCTAGGCCAGGCTGCAGTGCTGGGCCAGTTCCAGCACCCCAACATCCTGCGGCTGGAGGGCGTGGTCACCAAGAGCCGGCCCCTCATGGTGCTGACTGAACTCATGGAGCTGGGCCCCCTGGACAGCTTCCTTAGG CGGGAGGGCCAGTTCAGCAGCCTGCAGCTGGTGGCCATGCAGCGGGGTGTGGCCTCGGCCATGCAGTATCTGTCCAGCTTCGCCTTCGTCCACCGCGCGCTCTCTGCCCACAGCGTGCTGGTGAACAGCCACCTGGTGTGCAAAGTGGCTCGTCTTGGCCACAGgcctcag GGCCCAAGTTGCATGCTGCGCTGGGCAGccccagaggtcattgcacacgGGAAACACACAATATCCAGTGACGTCTGGAGCTTTGGGATAGTAATGTGGGAAGTGATGAGTTATGGAGAACGGCCCTACTGGGACATGAGTGACCAGGAG GTACTAAATGCAATAGAGCAGGAGTTCCGATtgcccccacctcctggctgCCCGCCTGGACTACATCTGCTGATGCTGGACACTTGGCAGAAGGATCGTACCCAGCGACCTCACTTTGACCAGCTGGTGGCTGCATTTGACAAGATGATTCGCAAGCCAGACACTCTGCAGGCTGGCGGGAGCCCCGGGGACAG ACCCTCCCAGGCCCTTCTGAACCCCGTGGCCCTGGACTTCCCCTCTCTGGATTCCCCACAGGCCTGGCTCTCAGCCATCGGCCTGGAGTGCTACCAGGACAACTTCTCCAAATGTGGCCTCTGCACCTTCAATGATGTGGCTCAGCTCAGTCTGGA AGACCTGCCGGCCCTGGGCATCACCCTGGCCGGTCACCAGAAGAAGCTGCTCTACCACATCCAGCTCTTAAAGCAGCACCTGAGGCCACCGGGCTCCGTGGAGGTCTGA